A genomic region of Cannabis sativa cultivar Pink pepper isolate KNU-18-1 chromosome 1, ASM2916894v1, whole genome shotgun sequence contains the following coding sequences:
- the LOC115707625 gene encoding uncharacterized protein LOC115707625: protein MYGGQSKLGRGGAGAGRGAGAKRLSSSFPIPPPHRSSSAGSGRLSLGGSASASNPRNRASGTISPAPAVEESFSLVAGNNPPAFAMIIRLAPELVDEIRRVEAQGGNPRIKFGTLANNPHGNAIDVGGKEFRFTWSTEEGDKCDIYEERQSGEDGNGLLVESGAAWRKVNVIRSLDESTANHVKMRSEEAERKHKSRKTLILDHGNPSMKSQIKKLAAAETTPWKQFKQKKELPSKKRKIDPPPAGGPPKSLYKHGISSTTTIKGRPSSSPVPSPPEQSGPAVSPLRTVNISKSQTSVDVIPNQVTGKDKAVVNSDKELPARANNVTGETVGRKSNSVDLQSILINLLMDNPKGMSLKALEKAVGDSVPASLRQIEAIMKKIATFQSPGKYLLKPGVETESSNKRLSVNGSSPNENLHQIPAPEDKHNQTLASELDFKDKVPSQEFDEQGQLNCKLGEESNELEKIDIEQQSPDLFGEKKVSDNEGHVGSSSDSGSDSDSESDSSDSGSDSGSPSRSRSKSKSPIGSGSGSSSDSDSDASSNSKEGSDEDVDIMSDDDKEPKNKLQSESVLSGSLIKWRSPDGNPMQGGNDEKQDGHEPEAAEIEKDGPDGKQETEIDVIGMSAPEYSEVPVEKSNSFSPDHDKLQEHQNFTGSLFDGVDNIVKDRPRYERSDSSEKMSKGKYKRGVEVKSDNKFERGKRLKTENSFEPPVSGSRDVHYDESVHRLPSNKLIEDPNREAIILAVNGGERDVNGELTSHKVNDRTFSGKSSADFQQSNRRSFEQGGPAKAPDSAERPHNYAESMSVVVRKHSHVHEDSPSQKSKFHKDAQYEDGFIIEKNILKNLKESGVGGKLSVPLDSHHRKHSGGVGKFKDGGQVSGSFLGTSPNNNRTVAEQSPAVNGRGSRLQREHSELELGELREPLPEVTPAKRQFDRKNSFKQSDNKLSSSDYWNSDSKGKPAGKGTLVLRKSSSPDLNPKAPSNLDISHKKRNREDRAEDSARSQQRVAQSQLQHHSRVDNVEFPQSNKVETNGNSRQNDKEKLGNNLEGCGESNKKTPGTQQFDTRRGGPVSHSIRGRKKGTSNTVAELTDGRTEPILGDGNNSERKRRDSSSDENSCSYSKYEKDQPDLKGPIKDYSQYKEYVQEYHDKYDSYCSLNKILESYRKDFDQLGKDLEYAKGRDMEKYYSILEQLKDSYRQCGMRHKRLKKIFVVLHEELKHLKQRIKDFVLSYGKD, encoded by the exons ATGTACGGTGGTCAATCCAAGCTCGGTAGGGGTGGCGCCGGCGCTGGAAGAGGTGCCGGAGCTAAGCGACTTAGTTCGTCCTTTCCTATTCCTCCCCCTCACCGCTCTTCCTCAGCTGGGTCCGGACGCCTCTCACTCGGTGGCTCCGCCTCAGCTTCCAATCCCCGAAACCGCGCGTCCGGAACAATTTCTCCGGCACCGGCCGTTGAAGAGTCATTTAGTTTAGTGGCGGGCAATAACCCGCCTGCTTTTGCCATGATCATTAGACTGGCGCCCGAATTGGTCGATGAGATCAGGCGTGTCGAAGCCCAAGGTGGGAACCCTCGTATCAAATTCGGCACCTTAGCCAATAATCCCCACGGAAAT GCTATTGATGTTGGTGGGAAGGAGTTTAGGTTTACGTGGTCAACAGAAGAAGGTGATAAATGTGATATTTATGAAGAAAGGCAAAGTGGGGAAGATGGAAACGGTTTGCTTGTTGAATCTGGGGCAGCATGGCGCAAAGTAAATGTAATTCGATCTTTGGATGAGTCCACTGCAAACCATGTTAAAATGCGTTCGGAGGAAGCTGAACGAAAGCATAAATCACGCAA AACCCTCATCTTAGACCATGGGAACCCATCTATGAAGAGCCAAATAAAGAAGTTAGCTGCTGCTGAGA CTACCCCGTGGAAGCAATTCAAACAGAAGAAAGAGCTTCCATCTAAGAAAAGGAAAATTGATCCACCTCCAG CTGGAGGTCCTCCTAAATCTCTGTACAAACATGGGATATCATCGACAACTACTATCAAGGGAAGGCCCTCATCATCTCCAGTTCCATCTCCCCCAGAGCAATCTGGTCCTGCTGTATCTCCATTAAGAACTgtaaatatttccaaaagtCAAACAAGTGTAGATGTTATACCCAATCAAGTGACTGGTAAAGACAAAGCTGTTGTTAACTCTGACAAGGAACTCCCAGCCAGGGCTAACAATGTAACAGGGGAAACAGTGGGTCGTAAATCTAATTCGGTGGATTTGCAGAGTATACTGATTAATTTGCTAATGGATAATCCAAAGGGGATGAGCTTGAAG GCTTTAGAGAAGGCTGTTGGGGATTCAGTTCCAGCCTCATTAAGGCAAATTGAAGCCATTATGAAGAAA ATTGCAACTTTCCAATCTCCTGGAAAATATCTCTTGAAACCAGGAGTGGAGACAGAAAGCTCCAATAAACGTTTGTCTGTTAATGGAAG TTCTCCTAATGAGAACCTTCATCAAATACCTGCTCCTGAAGACAAGCATAATCAGACGCTGGCTTCAGAATTGGATTTTAAAGACAAAGTCCCATCTCAGGAATTTGATGAGCAAGGACAATTAAACTGTAAGCTTGGAGAAGAGTCtaatgagttagaaaaaattgatATTGAACAGCAATCACCTGATCTTTTTGGTGAAAAAAAGGTCTCTGACAATGAAGGGCATGTAGGCAGTTCTAGTGATAGTGGAAGTGACAGTGATAGTGAAAGTGACAGCAGTGACAGTGGAAGTGATAGCGGGAGCCCCAGCAGAAGCAGAAGCAAAAGTAAAAGCCCAATTGGCAGCGGGAGTGGGAGTAGTAGTGATAGCGATAGCGATGCATCTTCCAACAGTAAGGAGGGTTCTGATGAGGATGTGGACATTATGAGTGATGATGACAAAGAACCCAAGAATAAATTGCAATCTGAATCTGTATTATCTGGATCGCTCATTAAATGGAGAAGTCCTGATGGCAATCCTATGCAGGGTGGTAATGATGAGAAACAAGATGGTCATGAACCAGAGGCTGCCGAGATAGAGAAAGATGGGCCTGATGGAAAACAGGAAACTGAAATAGATGTAATTGGTATGTCTGCTCCCGAATATTCTGAGGTACCTGTAGAAAAATCTAATAGCTTTTCACCTGATCATGATAAACTACAAGAGCATCAAAATTTTACAGGAAGTTTGTTTGATGGAGTTGACAATATTGTTAAGGATAGACCTAGGTATGAACGATCTGATAGCTCTGAGAAAATGTCTAAGGGAAAATACAAACGGGGTGTGGAGGTAAAATCAGACAACAAGTTTGAGAGGGGAAAAAGGTTGAAAACAGAAAACTCATTCGAGCCTCCTGTTTCTGGTAGTAGAGATGTCCACTACGATGAGAGTGTACACAGATTGCCTTCTAACAAACTTATTGAAGACCCTAATAGGGAAGCCATCATTCTAGCGGTTAATGGAGGTGAGAGGGATGTGAATGGTGAACTGACTTCACACAAAGTAAATGATCGAACATTTTCTGGAAAATCTAGTGCAGATTTTCAGCAATCAAATAGGAGGTCATTTGAACAAGGTGGACCAGCAAAGGCTCCCGATTCAGCAGAGAGACCTCATAATTATGCTGAAAGCATGTCGGTCGTCGTCCGTAAACATTCTCATGTCCATGAAGATTCCCCTTCACAGAAGTCTAAATTTCACAAGGATGCTCAATACGAGGATGGTTTCATTATtgagaaaaatatcttaaaaaatttgAAGGAAAGTGGTGTGGGTGGAAAACTGTCAGTGCCCTTGGATTCTCATCATAGGAAACACAGTGGTGGAGTTGGGAAGTTTAAGGATGGTGGACAGGTTTCTGGCTCATTTTTGGGTACTTCACCAAACAATAACAGAACAGTTGCTGAGCAATCCCCTGCTGTTAATGGGCGAGGCAGTAGGCTCCAAAGAGAGCATTCAGAATTGGAGCTAGGTGAACTTCGTGAGCCCCTTCCTGAGGTAACACCTGCTAAAAGGCAGTTTGATAGAAAAAACTCGTTTAAACAGTCAGATAATAAACTAAGCAGTTCAGACTACTGGAACTCAGATAGTAAAGGGAAGCCTGCAGGAAAGGGAACTTTAGTTTTGCGAAAATCATCTTCGCCTGACCTGAATCCCAAGGCTCCGAGCAATTTGGATATCTCACATAAAAAGAGGAACCGTGAAGACCGTGCTGAAGATTCAGCGCGGTCTCAACAAAGGGTTGCACAATCTCAGCTGCAGCACCATTCAAGAGTAGATAATGTTGAATTTCCTCAGTCCAACAAAGTAGAGACGAATGGTAATTCTCGACAAAATGATAAAGAGAAACTTGGGAATAATCTGGAAGGCTGCGGAGAGAGTAATAAGAAAACACCTGGTACTCAGCAGTTTGATACCAGACGTGGGGGACCAGTTTCCCACTCCATAAGAGGAAGGAAAAAAGGCACATCAAATACAGTGGCAGAATTAACTGATGGACGAACTGAGCCAATTTTGGGAGATGGCAATAACAGTGAACGTAAGAGAAGAGATTCCTCGTCAGATGAAAATAGTTGTTCTTACTCTAAGTATGAAAAAGATCAACCAGATCTCAAGGGGCCAATAAAAGATTACTCTCA ATACAAGGAGTATGTGCAGGAGTATCATGACAAATATGATTCATACTGTTCCCTGAATAAGATCCTAGAGAGTTACAG GAAAGACTTTGATCAACTTGGAAAGGACCTTGAGTATGCTAAGGGAAGGGACATGGAGAAATATTATAGCATCTTGGAGCAACTGAAAGATTCATATCGCCAGTGCGGCATG AGGCACAAGAGGCTGAAGAAAATATTTGTGGTGCTTCACGAAGAATTGAAG CACCTTAAGCAGAGAATTAAAGATTTCGTCCTTTCTTATGGAAAAGATTGA
- the LOC115707626 gene encoding ubiquitin carboxyl-terminal hydrolase 6 has protein sequence MITVSVKWQKELLKAVEIDTTQPPYVFKCQLYDLTGVPPERQKIMVKGGLLKDDADWSTLGVKEGQKLMMMGTADEIVKAPEKGPIFMEDLPEEEQAISLGHGAGLFNLGNTCYMNSTVQCLHSVPELKSALINYSQSGKSNDVDQSSHMLTIATHDLFNELDKSGKAVAPMQFWMVLRKKYPQFGQMHNNFFMQQDAEECWTQLLYTLSQSLRSAGSSENPDAIKSLFGIDFVSRVHCQESGEESSESESVHTLKCHISHEVNHLHEGLKHGLKSELEKNSPSLGRSAIYVKESRINGLPRYLTIQFVRFFWKRESNQKAKILRKVDYPLELDVYDLCSEELRKKLEAPRQKLRDEEGKKLGLKAKGSASKDNDVKMAEAEGSSNESGEPSNSKSAEGGPSEKETQLTGVYDLVAVLTHKGRSADSGHYVAWVKQESGKWIEYDDDNPIPQREEDITKLSGGGDWHMAYICMYKARVVPM, from the exons ATGATTACAG TGAGTGTAAAATGGCAAAAGGAGCTCCTTAAAGCTGTGGAAATTGACACTACTCAGCCCCCTTATGTGTTCAAATGCCAGTTGTACGATCTAACAGGGGTACCTCCTGAGAGGCAAAAAATTATGGTTAAAGGCGGCCTGCTGAAG GACGATGCAGATTGGTCAACCTTAGGAGTAAAAGAG GGTCAAAAATTGATGATGATGGGAACTGCAGATGAGATAGTCAAGGCTCCAGAAAAGGGTCCTATTTTCATGGAAGATCTTCCAGAAGAAGAACAAGCCATTTCTTTG GGTCATGGTGCTGGCTTATTTAATTTGGGAAATACCTGCTACATGAATTCTACTGTACAATGTCTGCATTCTGTTCCAGAATTGAAGTCTGCTTTAATAAA CTATTCACAGTCTGGTAAAAGCAACGATGTGGATCAGAGTTCTCACATGTTGACCATAGCgacacatgatttatttaatgaACTGGATAAAAGTGGCAAGGCTGTAGCACCAATGCAATTTTGGATG GTCTTACGTAAAAAGTACCCTCAGTTTGGTCAGATGCATAATAATTTCTTCATGCAACAG GATGCTGAAGAATGTTGGACCCAACTTCTATACACTCTTTCTCAGTCTCTGAGGTCAGCAGGCTCCAG TGAAAACCCAGATGCAATTAAGTCCCTATTTGGCATCGACTTTGTAAGCAG GGTTCACTGCCAGGAAAGTGGTGAAGAAAGTTCAGAATCAGAGTCAGTTCACACCCTTAAATGCCACATATCTCATGAGGTGAACCATTTGCATGAAGGGCTGAAACAT GGTTTAAAATCAGAACTGGAAAAGAATTCTCCCTCTTTGGGGCGTAGTGCAATCTATGTGAAGGAGTCTCGTATCAATGGCCTGCCAAG gtACTTAACTATTCAGTTTGTTCGCTTTTTCTGGAAGAGGGAATCAAATCAGAAGGCCAAGATTTTGCGG AAAGTGGATTATCCTTTGGAGTTGGATGTTTATGATCTCTGCTCAGAAGAACTTCGCAAAAAGTTGGAAGCTCCTCGTCAG aAACTTCGGGATGAAGAAGGCAAAAAACTTGGTCTGAAAGCCAAGGGCTCTGCTTCAAAAGACAATGATGTCAAGATGGCTGAGGCAGAG GGCTCATCCAACGAAAGTGGAGAACCATCTAATTCTAAGTCCGCTGAAG GTGGTCCATCTGAGAAGGAGACACAGTTGACCGGAGTTTATGATTTGGTTGCGGTGCTGACACACAAGGGTCGGAGTGCCGACTCAGGACATTACGTGGCCTGGGTCAAGCAAGAAAGTG GGAAATGGATTGAATATGATGACGATAATCCCATCCCACAGAGGGAGGAAGACATCACAAAACTCTCCGGAGGAg GTGATTGGCATATGGCCTACATTTGTATGTACAAGGCCCGTGTTGTTCCAATGTGA
- the LOC115704928 gene encoding inorganic pyrophosphatase 1, protein MAGNTIVVFDFDKTIIECDSDNWVVDELGATDLFNQLLPTMAWNSLMDRMMKELHDQGKTIDEIAEVLNRIPIHPRVVPAIKAAYALGCELRIVSDANLFFIETMLKHLGLREYFSEINTNLSFVDEQGRLRIQPFHDFKNSSHGCTTGTCPPNMCKGLIIERIQATEGNKRIIYLGDGAGDYCPSLKLKESDFMMPRKNFPVWDLISNNPLLIKAKIHEWSDGEEFEKVLLSLIDTISTDEKSAFTPTYFKMPSNIDVSAIPKVLQVQQ, encoded by the exons atggcTGGAAATACCATTGTGGTTTTTGACTTTGACAAGACCATAATCGAATGTGACAGTGATAATTGGGTGGTCGATGAATTGGGTGCCACTGATCTATTCAATCAGCTTCTCCCTACAATGGCATGGAACTCTCTCATG GATAGGATGATGAAGGAGCTTCATGATCAAGGAAAAACCATTGATGAGATTGCTGAAGTTCTTAATCGGATCCCGATACATCCCAGAGTTGTCCCTGCCATTAAGGCCGCTTATGCTCTTgg ATGTGAATTGAGGATTGTTAGTGATGCGAATCTGTTCTTTATTGAAACAATGTTGAAGCACCTTGGGTTGAGGGAGTACTTTTCAGAGATTAACACCAATCTCAGCTTTGTTGATGAACAAGGAAGACTTAGGATTCAACCTTTTCATGATTTCAAAAACTCCTCACATGGATGCACTACTGGCACTTGCCCTCCTAACATGTgcaag GGTTTGATTATAGAAAGAATACAAGCTACTGAGGGAAACAAAAGAATAATTTATTTGGGTGATGGAGCTGGTGACTATTGCCCAAGCTTGAAGCTGAAAGAGAGTGATTTTATGATGCCAAGGAAGAATTTCCCAGTTTGGGACTTGATTTCCAATAACCCACTTCTCATCAAGGCCAAAATCCATGAATGGAGTGATGGTGAGGAGTTTGAGAAGGTTCTGCTCAGCCTTATTGACACTATTTCCACTGATGAGAAATCTGCATTTACTCCAACTTACTTCAAAATGCCAAGTAATATTGATGTTTCGGCCATACCCAAAGTCCTCCAAGTTCAGCAATAG